The genomic window CAGATAAAAAGTGTTGCCCGGATTGCTTAACTTATCAATGTCAGTGTGATGATTTTTGTTGTATTCATCAATTTTTGAGTTAATCCCATCAATATACTCTTTATTGTCAAGTACAGATAATGAATCGGTTTTTTTTACTCCTTTCATGTTCATTAAAACAGGATCTGAAAATTCAGCAGTCCAAAAGACATCGGGATGTCTGAATTTGTATTCCAAAGCAAGATAATGATTTGACATATACCATGATCTGCTATAAATTTTATTATATTGTCGGTCACCAATCAATTTCAAGCCCTGATTAATGAAATTAAAGATACACTCAACAGAGTCACGTTCCGAGTTAACTGATGTGGACAATCTTTCATTGATAAAGTTATTAATTTCCTTAAAACTTAAATCATCTTCATTTCCAAGACTGTTGTGTAAAACGTCAACTTTTAGATTATTTTTAATAATTCTCTTTCCAACTACCATTCCACTTATATCTTTATCAGGCGGAAATTTAAATGAAATGAATAAATTATCAGCATTAGTTTTTTTAGAATCCAACAAAAAAATCACCGGTTACAGTAGTGTTTATTTGTTATAATTAAAATAAATTTCTAAAAAAGAACATTCATAGAAACTTAAGATTTTTCTTCATACTATTAAATGCCGAATAATTAAAAATAAACAAAGAGCATCTTGAAGAAAATATCAAAGTAGATGAACAAGAAGGATTGGAATTGAAAACAATCTGGAAATTCTGTTCAATATTTCTAAAAACACTATCAAATGTCTTTGCTAAAACTCAAGAATTAATTTTTAAAAAAGGCAAATAATAATTCAATTTAAAATAAAAAAAATTTCCATAGAAAAATTCACTTTTAGCAGACATACAATTAAAAAAATGCATTACCTCCCAATAAAAGAAGGCTATTTAACAAAGTATTTTTTCTTTGAAATTTTCTTTATTTTTTTATTTAATTTATCACGCCCGGAAATTAGTAAAAATTCTTCAATTAATGCATCTGTTTTTGGATCAATAGAAAATGTCATTCCGTGCTTAGAATATTTTTTTAATGTTGAAATAGGTTTTTTTAATTCTTCATTAACTTCTTCAAATTGTTTTTCATCATTTAAATCCAATGTTAATAAATAATCAATATTGTCCTTGAAGTATTGTTTATATTCCAATTGTTTATTTGTCATTTTAACTAAATGCCAAACATTTGCAACAGAAATTCTTTCTTTATCATGTTTTCTTCTTTCCCATACAACTTCTTCATGAAGACTTCTAGCTTCATTTATAAGTTCTTCTGTTGCTTCAATGACTTTTTCATATCCAATTTCAGTATCAATAATAACATTTTTTTTAATTTTTTGCTCGTTTATTTCTTTTTCTTTAAAGTGTTCATTATACATTTCTGTGAAAAATTCATCAGTGCATTTAGGCAAACATAGTTTAAATCCATCAACTTCATATCTAGTAATTTCTTTTAACAATTCTGAAGATAAATTATATTTGATAATGCGAACTAATGAATAATTTTGAATATCATTCCAGTTATTAATAAAAATACGTTCTTTAATCTCTTTATAATAACGTTTATGCCCACCTGTTAATGCATAAATTCTATTTAAAAAATCTGTAATTAATTTTAGATACCAAAATTTGTCATTTACAATTACACGATTTAAGGTTTTACGTAATTTTCTTTCAAATGATAATCTTTTTGTCCAACTTTTAATAATACTGCCATCCAGCTCTGCAAATTTGCGTATTGGATATATGCGAACATGAATTCCCTTATGAATATTATGATTTAGATTAACCATATTAAAATAAGTGGTATTTTTATTCCCGTAAACAACATAAAATGGATTAAATTGAGGGTTATTGAATATTCCTTCAACATAGCGGTTATCACTATACTTACTTTCAATAATCTCACAAAAACGGTCAATATCTCCCATTGTCATAGCAACAGCTATCATCCTAGATCCATGTTTTACAGTATGATTAAGATAAGCATTTAAAGCGGTTTTACCTATTAAAATATATGTTAATCCATTTTTTGAGCAGATCTCATCAATTTCTGTAAGTAATTCTAATTGTATATCCTGTTTAGTCTTCATTATTTAACTCCTCAATGAAATCACGCTCTAAATCTATACGGCTAATACCGGATTCATCTTCAATTTTTTGCCAAATTAAACCATTTCTTGTATTATAGCTGGCTTTTTTATAAAGTTCCATTGCCTCTTTATTTAAACCACATTCTAATTTTGCTTTAGCCTGAGTGGCCATTACTTCACCATCAAATGGATACATATCTAAAATTTCATAACATAATTTATCTATACCCTTATAATCATCTAAGGAATCTGCATTATTTTCCATAATCCATAGTTTAGAACGATACATATCCAATAAGTTTGGATATTTATCATCATATTCATTAATTAATGATTGAACTAATAACTCATCTTTTTTATCATAGCGGGCAACTGATAAATCTCTACATAAACTTATGATATTATTTATTTCAATTAATTCTTCAGATAATGGGGCTTCCTTCATTTTACGTATGTTTAAAAACTTAGAAGCATTGAAATACTCACCTTTTCCAATATAACATGACAATAATGTTGCAAGATTTTTATCAGAAATAGGAACCACTATACCGTATCTACGAACATCCACATTTAACTGTAATGAAATATAATTTTCAAATTCTGCCAATACGGAATTATAATCTCTTTTTTCTTGCAAATTACGGAAATAATCTTCTTTTCCATCAATCTTATTAGATATATGTTCGGATTGAACAAAAACTTTTTCTTTAGTAACTAACCTATCAATTTTTCGTCTATTATGGAATACACGTGCATTGCTACGTTTATTTTTTTTAAATTTCTTAAAGACGGAATCCCGATTTATTTTATTAATATATCTATCAGTATATTCATTAAATGGAATTTCAATATCCTGAAATGCATTATGAACAACCTGCTCTTCATAATCAGGAACATACATCCAACTATCACCATAAGCAATTCTGAATATTCCTTCAGCGATTTCAGCAACAGGCAATAGCATGCCCTCAAAGCTTTCTAATCTGCCCTCACCAAAATATTTTTTTTTATACATCAATATTTGAATTCCCCAACGCATACAGAATGTATCGCATTCTTCTGTTGAAAAATGTTGTAACTGCTCTTCAAGTTCCTTAATAACAGTTTCTTCACCTTCGCAATCAACTCTGCGGCAGTATTTTTCATATAAACTATAATGTTCCTGCCACTCGTCTAATGATAAATTTTTATTTACAACAAAATAGGGGGACATTAATTCTGTATAGATACGAAGTAATTTTATGTATTCTTCAATCTTTTCTTTGTCAGTAGGCATTGGATCCATAATCAAGAATTCAATATGTTGTCCACATGCTTTTCCGGCTAATGCCTGGGATTTATAAATAGCTGTAGTTGTAATATCAACATAACGGACAATTGGGTTATTATAATATTTCGTATTCTCATTGTATATGAAAGTACGTCCTTCAGGAACAACATTTTCTTCTGTTTCTAAAACATGCCTTAATTTATTCCAATTATCCCTTGTAATATATAAATCAATATCATCATCCCACGGTAAAAAACGATGATTTCTAACAGTGCCTAATGCAGTACCTCCTGCTAAAAAATATTTAATATCATATTTAGTACAGATATCATCTATTTCTGATACCAATTTAAAAAGGTTTTCTTGTACTTTATTCATTCGGCTCAAAGCAATTTCCCCCATACATATAGAAAAAATAAAATCTATTTATTATTTATAAGATTGCTTATTGCAACAACTAATTCTTCAATATCATCTATTGAATGTTTACCTACATGGGAAACGCGAAACATTTTTTTACCTAAATCTCCACCATTGGGATTGACAGTAAATCCATACTCATCAATTAATTTTTGGTATATCACATCTGCATTCTCATCTGGAAATATTACTGGTGTTACTGCATTAGATAATGGATATGTAGGATAATCCAAACCTATTTCTTTAATCCTTTTTCTAAAGTAAACAGCAAGTTCATTTGTTTCCTTAATGATATTGTCAATACCTTTTTTTTCTAAACGTTTAACCATATTTTCTAATTCAATTATTATACGTACTGCTGGAGTAAAAGGAGTTTGTCCTCTTTCAGCATTTTTTAAATGATTTTTAAAATCAAAATAAAGGGTTTTTGAATCAATAACCTCAACTCTTTTTAACATTTTTTCACTTAATGAAACAATAGATAATCCCGGAGCTAATGATAATGCTTTTTGTGAGCTTAAAATAACTGCATCAATTCCATATTTATCCATATTAATTTCATCAGCTAAAAAAGCACTAATGGCATCAACAACAAAAACTAAATCATGCTCACAACAAACCTGAGATAACATTTCAATATCATATAACTGGCCGTTTGAAGTTTCATCCAAATTTACAAGTAAACCGGTGAATTTTTCATCACCAATCGCTTCTTCAATCATGTCTTTTGTTAAAGTTTCATTTTCAAATTTAACTGATTTATATGGAATATCATGAACTTCACAAATTTGAGCAAATCTATGTCCGAAAGAACCTCCTTCAATTACAATTAATTTATCTTCTTTTGAAAAACAGTTCAAAACTGTTGCTTCCATAGCACCAGTTCCTGATGAAGTTAATAAAATAATTTCCCCATTTTCATTAAATAATAATCTTTTTAAACCATCACAAACTGAAAATACCACCTCTGAAAATTCATCATTTCTAAAGTAAGGTACCTGTTTTCCACCAAGTTCCAATGTTTCCGGGAACATTTCAACCGGTCCAATTGTAAATAAATGACTCATATTTATCCCCCCATTATTTATATCATGAAAAATTTATCTCTGCAATAACAATATTCAATTTCATTTTCTAAATCCAATGAATTTCTATAGAACTGTAAAGCAAAATATAAATCATGTATAGCTAAACCATAATTATAAACTAAAATTCTCTCTTTATCATTGGTACGGCCCTCTGCTTTGCCCAACAATACATCTGTTGTATTTTCAATGGATTTAAATTGATCAAAATATTTAAATCCTCGAATCTGATTAATTTCATCTGTAAATACTTTATCAAAAAATAGATCACAGTTTTGGAAACCTAATGTCATAATTGGTATAACTGTACAACCTTCATTATAACATTCATCACTAGCGAAGTTCTCAGTAACTCTTGTTACAGCAGAAATAATTAAATCGCTATCAATTATTGTTTCTTCATATGTGTCACATAATTCAAATTTAATATTTGGGTATTTTGAGAAATAATCCATAAACCTTTCTTCATGATTATGGTATTTATATAATTTAAAAGTAATTTCACGGTCTTTAATTTGAGACATTAAAACATCAATACATGCAAACATGATATTTCCCAAGCCAAATAAACCTACAGTTTTAAAATCTTTTTTTGCAAACATAATGGCAGAATGTGCAGCAGCAGCTCCAGTTCTTAATGTAGTAATATACTCCATATCCATTAAAGCATTTAAAATACCTGTATCTGATTCATATAGTAAAATATCGCCAAGCATAGTGGAACGATTTTCACCGGGCTTTAATAAATGACGACCAATCATTTTTAAACCAGCAATATTTTCCTCTTCATACATACAAGGCATACACGCATAATAATTGCCATCATCTTGATTCATACGAGACTTGCTGGGCATTTGAAAATCTGTTTTATGTTTTAAAGCAAAATCCACCCAATCAAAAAAGTTATCTGAAGATAACTTAGTACCTATCTTTTTACATGTTTCAAAATCAAAAACCTTAATCATAGTTATACCTCTGTTTTCTAATATGCTCCAAAATTTCAGCAATTTTTAAGGATTCCTCTTCAAAAATACTCTTTGAATCAACACGATTATTAGATAACATTCTAGACATTTCCCTAATTAAATATTTAAAACCATTTCCTTCAAAATTAGTATTAAACAATTGAACGTCGTTAGAACCCGGCGTATGTAATTCAAAACTTTTACTTCTCCACCAATCATCTTTCATACGAATAGTACCTTTTGTTCCAATAATTTCAATTTGATTATCAACACGAACATTATTACCTACATTAATTATTGCTCTGCCTTTTCCATAAACAAAATTCATTGAAGCAAATTCTATATTATCTCCCTCTTTAGATACTTGGAAATCAAAATGCTCATAATTTTCACCCATAATTTTTATCATTGGAAGTAAAGCGACAACACTTAAATCATAAAATAAATTAGAACGGGTTATATCATTTTTAGAAATTGAACAATTAAAACTTAAAATATCCCCAATTAAACCGCCTTGAGTCATCCATAATAATTGATTAAATACATAAATATGAACCATTTTATTATTTTCCATGAAAATAACGTTTTTTTGTTTAGATAACTCAATTAATTTTTTTAATTTTTCTGAACTAAATGATATTGGAGGGTCATATAATACATGCTTTCCGGCCTTAAGCGCTCTGTATATATAATTAAATCTTTCATTAATATCACAATGAACATAAATAATATCGGAAGATTCAATCATCGCATCATAATCCTCAAAAGTATTTTTTACATCATACTTTTCTTTGAATGCATCCAAAATACGGTTATCATCACTATAAACATTTTTAACTTCAAAACCATTAACTAATTTGGCTTCTTTTACAATTTGATTATCATCAACAAAATCACAAACAATACCTATGTCATATTGATTAAAAGTTTCTTCTCTAATTTGAGTACTGGAAATACCTTTTGTTCTTTCCAAATACACCATATTGCAGTATTTAGATAAATGATCGAATTTACCTACCCAATCATCTCCAATGACAAATGAATCTATATCATATTTTATAATATCTCCAATTTTTTGGCCAAGATATTCTTCAACTATAATTTCATCTGCAAAACCTGTTTTTTGCACATTTTCTATTCTAGTTGCAAGTGAATCATAAACATTTAATTTTCCACGTCCAACATCATAATTTTCTCCGGTTACACCTACAACTAAATAATCACCATATTCTTTTGCCCTTTTTAGCATGTTGTAATGTCCTTTATGAAATAGGTCAAATGTTCCATATGTAATAATTTTTTTCATTAAAATCCTCTAAATCAAATTATTAAGATAAAATACATAATTTATATATTATATATCATTAAAACTATTAAAAGTTTCTTAAATATCCTATGGTTCTTTTAAAAACTTGAATGATTTGAATTTTTGTACCTGTCCACACTATAAATCTGATAGTAAAATGAACTCATTTTTTTATATAATTGTTCTTCAAGTAATTTTTTCTACAGAATTTTCCATATTTCAGCCATACTAACATTAAAGAAAAAATAAGTAAGAAAATAATCAAAATTTAATAATGCCTTGTCCCACTCGTTTATTAAATAAATAAATAAATCGTTTTTAATACTTTAATCTTTAAGTGAGATATTCATAAAAAAAAGATTAAAATAATAATTTAATCATCAAATTTTCCTAAGAATTCTTGCATCCTTTTATTGTTTGAGGAAAATACCTCTTCAGGAGAACCCTCTTCAACAATCACACCATTTTCCATGAAAATAATTGTATCAGAAACATTACGGGCAAAATTCATCTCGTGAGTTACAATCACCATAGTCATATTATCTGCCACCAACTGTTTAATTACAGATAAAATTTCGCCTGTTAATTCAGGATCAAGTGCTGATGTAGGTTCATCAAAAAACAAAATGTCCGGATTCATTGCAAGTGCCCTTGCAATAGAAACACGCTGCTGCTGACCACCGGATAATTCACATGGGTATGCATTTTCCTTATCTTCAAGCCCCATTTTTTTAAGTAGCTGACGAGCGTGAGCATAAACTTCCTTTTTATCTCTTTTCTGAACTTTTAAAGGAGCATTAGTAATATTTTTCATAACAGAATGATGTGGGAATAAATTAAAATTTTGGAAAACTAAGCCAAATGTCCCATCAAAATTAATCACACCACTATCTTCCTTCTCAAGATTAGTGATACATCTAAGTAATGTTGATTTGCCTGATCCTGACGGCCCAATAATGGATAATACTTCACCTTTGTCCACATTAAGGGAAATATCCTTTAAAACAACATTATCTCCAAAACTTTTTTTAAGATTTTTTATTTCAAGTAAACTCATAAATACCCCTCTAATCGTAATAATCTAATCTATTTTCCAAGTGTTCCATTACAAATGCAACAATTATATTGAATATGTAGTAGAATATACCTGCAATAAGCAGTGCGGCAATTGATGCATCTGCAGCGGCAATCTGTTTAGCAACTGTAAACATTTCAGGAATTGCAATAACAAATGAAAGAGAAGTATCTTTTACCAGTGTAATTACTTCATTAGTTACTGAAGGAAGAATGATTTTAAATACTTGAGGCAATATGACTATAAAAAATGTTTCAATTTTATTATATCCTAAAACCTGTGCAGCCTCATACTGTCCTTTTGGAATAGCTTCTATTCCACCTCTGTAAATTTCAGCAAAGTAAGCTGAATAGTTAATTGAAAATGCAATAATAACAGCTATAAATCTATAATCAGACGATAGACTAATGCCAAATAGATAATATGGTGCGAAAAATACCACAATCAATTGCAACATTAAGGGTGTACCTCTCATAATTGAAATATAAACCTTCATTAACCATCGTAATGGTGCAAAACTACTCATTCTTCCTCCGGCTACAACTAAACCGAGAGGAAGAGAGAATAGTAATGTAAGCAAGAAGATTTCTATGGAAGTAATCATCCCTCCCAATAATTGTGTTATTACATTACTTAAAATCATATATTTTATTCTCCCTTCAACTAATTAATTAAGGTTGTATTAAAGCGTCTTCAGAAATACCATATTTTTGAGCGATTTTTAATACGGTACCATCTTTAAACATTTCATCCAAAGTGGATTGTACTTTGTCTTTTAACTCTGTGTTCCCATTTTTAAATCCAATACCATATTTTTCAGTAGTAATTGATTCTTTTAAAACTTGGAAATCATCAGTAGCGTTTTTGTTTTTAATATTGTATTCTGCAACACCTATATCCATAGCAATTGCATCACAAACTCCAGATTCTAAATCCAAAAATGCAGTGTTATAATCAGAAACTTCGGTTAAAGTTGCAAAAGTATCAGCTATGGTTTTGTTATCCCCTTGAAGAGCTGCTAAAGCAGATGAATCTTTTTGGGTTTCCACAGTTTTACCTTTTAAATCAGCAATGGAGTTAATTCCGGAATTGGTTTTTACAACAAATATTTGTTTATTATCGAAGTAAGGGTTAGACCAGGTGTAGTCGTTTTCTCTTCCATCAATAGTAAATCCATTCCAAATACAGTCAATAGAACCTGATTCTAATTCGGCATCTTTAGCATCCCAGTCAACAGGTTGTGCTTTAAATGTCCAATTATTTCTTTCACAAACTTCTTTTGCCAATTCTAAGTCGAAACCAGTGTAGTTTCCACTATCATCTTTGTATCCATAAGGCGGGAATTCAGCATCAAAACCAACGACGAAAGTATTGTCATCGTTTGCAGATGAGTCATTTCCACCTAAAAAATCAAAAAATCCTGCGCTTACAGTAGAAAACATCATTAAAGAAATTACTACCAAAGCTAAAATAAAACCTATTTTTTTATTCATAAAAAACACCAGTATTTTTATAGAATAGAAATATTTCTAATCTACAATAATATCTTTTATTTTTTAATATATTTATTTATTGGCTTTGTAGAAAACCTCCTGTTTAATTGGATTTAAGTTAATCTATGAAAAACTGTAAATTATATTTTTGAGTTTTATTTTTTTATTTGAGAGTTGTAAGCTTACGTTTCGGATTATTCTACATGATGTCCTTTTTATCAAGTGAAAATATTGATCCAACATTCATTTTTTTTTTTTGGAATGAACTTCTTGATTAATTCATGATGTCATTTTGAGATTCTGTTATAATTGTATTTTATTTAACACATTTTTTGAATACTTAAATGCACATTAAATGAAGTTTTATTGAGTCTTATGTTTTTATTTATTTCTTTAATTTTTTTGAGTGGCAGTTTTTCCAAAAAATCCAAAGGGTTTAATTTTTCTTAAGTAAAACACAAATTCAAAAACTGTAAAATTAAAAAAAAAGTTAAAATAGAAAAAAATAGGAGTTCTACATAGACAATGATTATAATCTGCGGTAAATATTATTTATTTTATAATTAAGCCAACCCTTAGTTGATTTAACTATCTTCATTTCTTCATTTAATCTGTTATTTTGTTTTTCTAGTTTTTTATATTCTCTTTCCTTACAGATTATAAAACATAAGTTTTCTATTTTCTCATTGATTAGTAAATAATACTTTATTTTCTCCATTTCATCTAAATCTTCAAAAATTTCTGCAGGAATTATTTTTAGAATCGGGATTATTTCTGAGATAATGACATTTTTATATTCTTTATCTGCTTTATCAATCTGATTTATGTATAATCTGAAATCAATTTCAACCAATTTTTTATATAAAACATTAATAAGATTTTTATATTCATCCTTTGAATTAAACAGCTCAATAATTTCTTTTACTATAAATATCCTGTCTCTAATATTTTTAATATTGGTTCTTTCTTGTGTAGTCGATTTGTTTGAATTTCTGCGCCTTCTCCAATAATAGTTCACATCTTTATATACACCAATGGAATTTGTTGATGTGATTAACTGCATTGAAAATAAAATATCCTCGTATAATCTGTCTATAAACTTTATATTCTTTTCCATTAAGAAGCTTGCTTTAATAAATTTATTGCAAGCAGTTGTATCATAAATAAATTCAGGATGTTGTATCAAGTCAGTTTTTTCTATAGATTTTGTAATGGATTTAACATGTAATTCACTTTCCCAAACCTTTTTCTCATCAAATCTCACCATATTAAACAGAATTACATCCTGTTTGAAGTTTTTAGAAAAATCATAGAGTTTTTCATATGCATCCCTATCAATTTTATCATCACTATCTAAAAATGACACATATTCACCGTTAAGTTCCTTTAAACATATGTTTTTGGCAATGCCCTGTCCAGTATTTCTTTCATTTTTTATGACTTTTAACCTATTGTCCTTTTTAGCATATTTTAGTAAAATTTCAAGTGAATTGTCTGTAGATTTATCATCTATACATATTACTTCAATTTCTTTTAATGTTTGATTCAGTACACTTTCCAAACATTCTTCAAGATATTCTTCAGTATTATATACCGGGATTATGATGCTCACCAATGGTTTTTCTATTTTCAATTACATCCCTCTAATTTTAAAAAAAATAAGTGTCACGTCTGTGAATAAACGATTTTTTTAGTTATTTATTTGAAGATTTCATCAGCATACGTTCATTCCTTATTATCATGTTTATGGAACACTCTTCTTAATTTTCTCAGTGATTCTGTTATTTTCCAGCTGTTAGATGACATTATTTCATTATTTATTTTATTTAATTTTTTGTTTTTATTTAATAAAATAGCATTTTTCTCTTTTAGTTCTTTATTTTCACTAGATAAAATAGCATTTTTCTCTTTTAGTTTTTCATTTTCATTTGATAATATGGTGTTTTTCTCATTTAACATATTATGTTTATTTTCTAAATTTCTTACATTGAATTCATAGATTCTTAATTTACATTCGTTTAGATTTTCTGAATTCAGGAGTAATAAAGATTTTTTTGAATTGCTATTAGAAACAAGATCCAAATTTATCTTACTTATTTCTGATTTGGCTATTGAATAGTAACTCTGTGAATTATAAGTCAATAAATATTGGAGGATTTGAGTTGTTTTAAACTCATAAAATTCTTTTTTCAGTTCCTCAAAATAGTTTTCATTTATTAAATAAGATTCGACAATATCACATATTTTGAATATATCTTCCCTTTTTAAATTTTTGTTAATGGTTGAAGTTGGATTTGACAAACGGTAATTATAAAGGAATTCCGGAACAAATGATATTTTTGAAGCTCTTGTTAATGATTTTACATGAAACGGAACATCTTCAAAAATCAGCCTTTCGGGAAATCTAAAATCATCAAACTTATCTAAAAATCTTTTTTTATAAAGTTTACATGGAATAAATGAAGAATTCAAAACGTAATGTTTGATCTCCTTGAAAGTAAATGTGAAATCACTGAAATCTACATTTTTAAAGACATCATCAAGATTAAATCGTGGTTTTGAATAGTTTAGATGATCTTCATCTACGAAATCAGCCAGTTTAAACATTACCATATCCGAATCATTATTTGTAGCATTTTCATATAGTTTTTCCAAGGCATATTGCGGAATATAATCATCTGAATCAATAAAAATGAGGTATTCTCCTTTAGCTATATCCAAACCTCTGTTTCTAGCAATACCCTGTCCTTTATTTTCTTGAGAAAGTATCTGTATACGTTTATCTTCTTTTGCAAAATCTTCTAGTATTTTTAACGAGTTATCAGTAGAACCATCATTTATACATATTATTTCAATATCATTTAATGTTTGATTAACTATACTTTCCAAACATCTTTTTAAATAATTTTCAACATTATAAACGGGCAATATAACTGAAAGTTTAGTCATAAATTCACCATATCATTAATTATTAAATTTTAGTAATTTCCATAAAGATACTGTTATATAAGAATTACATTCATTCATATTAAATATATTTTGGGTTATTGTTTATATATCTTATATTATGAATTGCGTAATTTCGGTTTTTCGGATTGTATGATTCGAATATGCTTTTTTCGTCCATTGAATAGTATCATTCTATTTT from Methanobrevibacter sp. includes these protein-coding regions:
- a CDS encoding phosphorylcholine transferase LicD, whose product is MNKVQENLFKLVSEIDDICTKYDIKYFLAGGTALGTVRNHRFLPWDDDIDLYITRDNWNKLRHVLETEENVVPEGRTFIYNENTKYYNNPIVRYVDITTTAIYKSQALAGKACGQHIEFLIMDPMPTDKEKIEEYIKLLRIYTELMSPYFVVNKNLSLDEWQEHYSLYEKYCRRVDCEGEETVIKELEEQLQHFSTEECDTFCMRWGIQILMYKKKYFGEGRLESFEGMLLPVAEIAEGIFRIAYGDSWMYVPDYEEQVVHNAFQDIEIPFNEYTDRYINKINRDSVFKKFKKNKRSNARVFHNRRKIDRLVTKEKVFVQSEHISNKIDGKEDYFRNLQEKRDYNSVLAEFENYISLQLNVDVRRYGIVVPISDKNLATLLSCYIGKGEYFNASKFLNIRKMKEAPLSEELIEINNIISLCRDLSVARYDKKDELLVQSLINEYDDKYPNLLDMYRSKLWIMENNADSLDDYKGIDKLCYEILDMYPFDGEVMATQAKAKLECGLNKEAMELYKKASYNTRNGLIWQKIEDESGISRIDLERDFIEELNNED
- a CDS encoding alanine--glyoxylate aminotransferase family protein; translated protein: MSHLFTIGPVEMFPETLELGGKQVPYFRNDEFSEVVFSVCDGLKRLLFNENGEIILLTSSGTGAMEATVLNCFSKEDKLIVIEGGSFGHRFAQICEVHDIPYKSVKFENETLTKDMIEEAIGDEKFTGLLVNLDETSNGQLYDIEMLSQVCCEHDLVFVVDAISAFLADEINMDKYGIDAVILSSQKALSLAPGLSIVSLSEKMLKRVEVIDSKTLYFDFKNHLKNAERGQTPFTPAVRIIIELENMVKRLEKKGIDNIIKETNELAVYFRKRIKEIGLDYPTYPLSNAVTPVIFPDENADVIYQKLIDEYGFTVNPNGGDLGKKMFRVSHVGKHSIDDIEELVVAISNLINNK
- a CDS encoding ornithine cyclodeaminase — its product is MIKVFDFETCKKIGTKLSSDNFFDWVDFALKHKTDFQMPSKSRMNQDDGNYYACMPCMYEEENIAGLKMIGRHLLKPGENRSTMLGDILLYESDTGILNALMDMEYITTLRTGAAAAHSAIMFAKKDFKTVGLFGLGNIMFACIDVLMSQIKDREITFKLYKYHNHEERFMDYFSKYPNIKFELCDTYEETIIDSDLIISAVTRVTENFASDECYNEGCTVIPIMTLGFQNCDLFFDKVFTDEINQIRGFKYFDQFKSIENTTDVLLGKAEGRTNDKERILVYNYGLAIHDLYFALQFYRNSLDLENEIEYCYCRDKFFMI
- a CDS encoding adenylyltransferase/cytidyltransferase family protein; the encoded protein is MKKIITYGTFDLFHKGHYNMLKRAKEYGDYLVVGVTGENYDVGRGKLNVYDSLATRIENVQKTGFADEIIVEEYLGQKIGDIIKYDIDSFVIGDDWVGKFDHLSKYCNMVYLERTKGISSTQIREETFNQYDIGIVCDFVDDNQIVKEAKLVNGFEVKNVYSDDNRILDAFKEKYDVKNTFEDYDAMIESSDIIYVHCDINERFNYIYRALKAGKHVLYDPPISFSSEKLKKLIELSKQKNVIFMENNKMVHIYVFNQLLWMTQGGLIGDILSFNCSISKNDITRSNLFYDLSVVALLPMIKIMGENYEHFDFQVSKEGDNIEFASMNFVYGKGRAIINVGNNVRVDNQIEIIGTKGTIRMKDDWWRSKSFELHTPGSNDVQLFNTNFEGNGFKYLIREMSRMLSNNRVDSKSIFEEESLKIAEILEHIRKQRYNYD
- a CDS encoding amino acid ABC transporter ATP-binding protein; the protein is MSLLEIKNLKKSFGDNVVLKDISLNVDKGEVLSIIGPSGSGKSTLLRCITNLEKEDSGVINFDGTFGLVFQNFNLFPHHSVMKNITNAPLKVQKRDKKEVYAHARQLLKKMGLEDKENAYPCELSGGQQQRVSIARALAMNPDILFFDEPTSALDPELTGEILSVIKQLVADNMTMVIVTHEMNFARNVSDTIIFMENGVIVEEGSPEEVFSSNNKRMQEFLGKFDD
- a CDS encoding amino acid ABC transporter permease — protein: MILSNVITQLLGGMITSIEIFLLTLLFSLPLGLVVAGGRMSSFAPLRWLMKVYISIMRGTPLMLQLIVVFFAPYYLFGISLSSDYRFIAVIIAFSINYSAYFAEIYRGGIEAIPKGQYEAAQVLGYNKIETFFIVILPQVFKIILPSVTNEVITLVKDTSLSFVIAIPEMFTVAKQIAAADASIAALLIAGIFYYIFNIIVAFVMEHLENRLDYYD
- a CDS encoding amino acid ABC transporter substrate-binding protein; its protein translation is MNKKIGFILALVVISLMMFSTVSAGFFDFLGGNDSSANDDNTFVVGFDAEFPPYGYKDDSGNYTGFDLELAKEVCERNNWTFKAQPVDWDAKDAELESGSIDCIWNGFTIDGRENDYTWSNPYFDNKQIFVVKTNSGINSIADLKGKTVETQKDSSALAALQGDNKTIADTFATLTEVSDYNTAFLDLESGVCDAIAMDIGVAEYNIKNKNATDDFQVLKESITTEKYGIGFKNGNTELKDKVQSTLDEMFKDGTVLKIAQKYGISEDALIQP